In Mercenaria mercenaria strain notata chromosome 14, MADL_Memer_1, whole genome shotgun sequence, the following are encoded in one genomic region:
- the LOC123527156 gene encoding short-chain dehydrogenase/reductase 3-like isoform X2: MRNIFYASVTVLKLIGIVITESVRAISSIAVTKTKDISDEIILITGGGRGIGRQIALEFAKFRPKCIIIWGRKKDWLKRTVHDIQSLGVKSVYFVCDVSKRELIYEKAQEVQEMVGDVTLLVNNAGILSGKPIEFLQPEDMKETLKVNTLAQIWTIKAFLPAMLEKGKGHIVCMSSLLGLLGLKGVCDYATSKFATTGLMECLMQELEDYPNIHTTIIHPYQIDNNMFAGMQVRFPSLFPPLKEEYVTEATVQAVLNNRKQITLPVYFYLILFFRRWYRIALVDIIECREVILK; encoded by the exons ATGAGAAATATCTTTTACGCCTCAGTGACAGTATTAAAACTAATAGGAATCGTCATCACAGAAAGTGTTCGTGCAATATCAAGTATAGCTGTAACGAAAACAAAAGACATATCTGATGAAATCATCCTCATAACAGGAGGGGGccgaggaattggtagacaaatTGCTCTCGAATTTGCAAAATTTCGTCCAAAATGT ATTATTATCTGGGGTAGAAAGAAAGACTGGTTGAAAAGAACTGTTCATGACATTCAAAGTTTAGGTGTAAAATCTGTATACTTTGTCTGTGATGTTAGTAAAAGGGAGCTTATATATGAAAAG gcacaGGAAGTCCAGGAAATGGTTGGAGATGTAACTCTACTTGTGAACAATGCAGGTATATTGAGTGGAAAGCCAATAGAGTTCCTTCAACCAGAGGACATGAAAGAAACATTAAAAGTCAACACACTTGCTCAAATATGG ACTATAAAAGCATTTTTACCTGCTATGCTAGagaaaggtaaaggtcacattgtATGTATGAGTTCTCTGCTAGGCCTTCTGGGATTGAAAGGAGTATGTGATTATGCCACTTCCAAGTTTGCAACTACAG GATTAATGGAATGTTTAATGCAAGAGTTAGAAGATTATCCTAATATACATACTACAATAATACATCCATATCAGATAGACAATAATATGTTTGCTGGTATGCAAGTAAG ATTTCCAAGTTTGTTTCCACCACTTAAGGAAGAATATGTAACAGAAGCCACAGTCCAGGCTGTCcttaacaacagaaaacaaattacattacctgtatatttttatttgatccTGTTCTTCAGAAG ATGGTATCGCATAGCGCTGGTAGATATTATTGAATGCAGAGAGGTAATTCTGAAATAA
- the LOC123527156 gene encoding short-chain dehydrogenase/reductase 3-like isoform X1 yields the protein MRNIFYASVTVLKLIGIVITESVRAISSIAVTKTKDISDEIILITGGGRGIGRQIALEFAKFRPKCIIIWGRKKDWLKRTVHDIQSLGVKSVYFVCDVSKRELIYEKAQEVQEMVGDVTLLVNNAGILSGKPIEFLQPEDMKETLKVNTLAQIWTIKAFLPAMLEKGKGHIVCMSSLLGLLGLKGVCDYATSKFATTGLMECLMQELEDYPNIHTTIIHPYQIDNNMFAGMQVRFPSLFPPLKEEYVTEATVQAVLNNRKQITLPVYFYLILFFRSILPVSCMIPVQHFMGLDKVMDRFDWQKRGPDEMTSADTCGRSLKT from the exons ATGAGAAATATCTTTTACGCCTCAGTGACAGTATTAAAACTAATAGGAATCGTCATCACAGAAAGTGTTCGTGCAATATCAAGTATAGCTGTAACGAAAACAAAAGACATATCTGATGAAATCATCCTCATAACAGGAGGGGGccgaggaattggtagacaaatTGCTCTCGAATTTGCAAAATTTCGTCCAAAATGT ATTATTATCTGGGGTAGAAAGAAAGACTGGTTGAAAAGAACTGTTCATGACATTCAAAGTTTAGGTGTAAAATCTGTATACTTTGTCTGTGATGTTAGTAAAAGGGAGCTTATATATGAAAAG gcacaGGAAGTCCAGGAAATGGTTGGAGATGTAACTCTACTTGTGAACAATGCAGGTATATTGAGTGGAAAGCCAATAGAGTTCCTTCAACCAGAGGACATGAAAGAAACATTAAAAGTCAACACACTTGCTCAAATATGG ACTATAAAAGCATTTTTACCTGCTATGCTAGagaaaggtaaaggtcacattgtATGTATGAGTTCTCTGCTAGGCCTTCTGGGATTGAAAGGAGTATGTGATTATGCCACTTCCAAGTTTGCAACTACAG GATTAATGGAATGTTTAATGCAAGAGTTAGAAGATTATCCTAATATACATACTACAATAATACATCCATATCAGATAGACAATAATATGTTTGCTGGTATGCAAGTAAG ATTTCCAAGTTTGTTTCCACCACTTAAGGAAGAATATGTAACAGAAGCCACAGTCCAGGCTGTCcttaacaacagaaaacaaattacattacctgtatatttttatttgatccTGTTCTTCAGAAG TATTTTACCAGTGTCCTGTATGATACCTGTCCAGCATTTTATGGGACTTGACAAAGTCATGGACAGGTTTGACTGGCAGAAAAGAGGGCCGGATGAAATGACTTCAGCAGATACATGTGGTCGAAGTTTAAAAACTTAA